The DNA region GTTCGCCGCGCCGAAGGAACCTGCATCAAGCACGGCCACCACGCCCTGCTCGACGCCGATGCTGTCCGCGTCCAGGCAGCTCGGCTTGAACAGATTGAAGACGTGGGTGTGCGTATCGATCCAGCCGGGGCCCGTGATCAGGCCGCCGACGTCGATCTCCTGCGCGGCGGCGCCGGGCAGCCGTTCCTGCACGGCGGCCACGCGACCGCCGCGGATGGCCACATCGGCGGCGAACGTGCGCCGCGCGATCGGGTCGATCACCTCGCCGCCGCGCAGGATCAGGTCGAACACTTCTGGCATCGCCGCGGCGCCGCCTTCCGTCGCGCCGACTGCTTGACGCACTCGGCGCGGCCGCCCGTAGAATAGCGGGGCTTTGTCGCCGGCGGCAACGCCGCGCCCCCGCCGTCAAATGAGTTTCTTTCACACCCCGCACGCAGGAAGGTGGGACCATGCGCAGCGGCGACTACGTGGGCTTCAACGTCGAGCTGAGCGATGCGGGCATCGCCACGCTGACGTTCAACACGCCGGAGCGGCTTAACGGCCTCAATCAGTTGATCAAGCGCGAGTTGGTCGAGTTCGTGCAGCAGGCGCAAATGGACCAGGACGTGCGCGTGCTCGTGATCACCGGCAGCGGCCGCGCATTCTGCGCCGGCGACGACATCAGCGGCCGGCATATGCGCGTGCCGGATGGTGTTACGCCGGCCATGCAGCCGATCGGCCACGGCCACGGCAACCCGATCGGAACGTACGAGGGGCTGCGCATGCTCTCGCAGTCGCTGAACCTGGCCGTGCGCAACCTGGACAAGCCGACGGTCGCGGCGATCAACGGCGTCGCGATTCAAACCGGCCTCTCGCTGGCACTGGCCTGCGACTTCCGCCTTGCCGCGGAAGAGGCGCGGCTGGGCAGCGCCACGCTGCGTTTCGGCCTGCTGCCGGACGAGGGCGGCCAGTGGCTGCTCGTACAGCACATCGGTGTGGCACGCACGCTGGACTTCCTGCTGCGCAGCCGCATCGTCGGCGCAGCGGAGGCGCTGCAACTCGGCCTGGTGCACGAGGTCGTGCCGGGCGAGCAACTGGCGCCGCGGGCGCGTGCGCTGGCGACCGAGCTGGCCAACGGCCCGCAGGTGGCGATGCGGCTGCTCAAGCGCTCGGTCTACAACGCCGCCGAGCTGGACTTCGTGCACGCCCTGGACGAGATCGCCAGCAAGACGGCGATCACGGACCATCATCCCGACGCACGCGAGGGCGGCGCTGCCTTCCGCGAGAAACGCGCGGCCCGCTTCAACCAGGATCCGACCCACGAATCGCGCGCCGAGCCGGTGTAGCGGGTTGCCTCATCCCCTGGCGCCCACTCGGGGCTTCATAAGCTTGCGCTGCCAGTTCTAGCCTGGTTGGCGGATCGGCGAACGCTGCGGCCGGCCTTTGTTCCGTGCGGCGCTGCTCCCCCTCGTCAGCGTCGCTCGGCCAATCCCGCGTCTGCCCAGCCGAGCCGCGACCGTACCCACATCGCGACGGCGGCCGCGGTCTCCGCCGGCGTGGCCCGCGTGGTGTCGAGCAACGCGATGGGCGGATCGCTTGCGGCGGCGTGCTCAAGCAGCCACTGGTTGAAGGCCAGCATCCGCGAAAGCGTTGCCGGCTCCGACGAGCGGCGCCAGGCCGGGCGAGCCTTAAGCCTTGCCATCAGCGCCTGCGGCGTGCAGACCAGCGCCAGGTAGTGAATCGTCGCGAGATAACGCCGCTGCACGCAGCGCTCGACCTGCTCGGGCG from Dehalococcoidia bacterium includes:
- a CDS encoding enoyl-CoA hydratase-related protein, giving the protein MRSGDYVGFNVELSDAGIATLTFNTPERLNGLNQLIKRELVEFVQQAQMDQDVRVLVITGSGRAFCAGDDISGRHMRVPDGVTPAMQPIGHGHGNPIGTYEGLRMLSQSLNLAVRNLDKPTVAAINGVAIQTGLSLALACDFRLAAEEARLGSATLRFGLLPDEGGQWLLVQHIGVARTLDFLLRSRIVGAAEALQLGLVHEVVPGEQLAPRARALATELANGPQVAMRLLKRSVYNAAELDFVHALDEIASKTAITDHHPDAREGGAAFREKRAARFNQDPTHESRAEPV